A section of the Pimelobacter simplex genome encodes:
- a CDS encoding transglutaminase-like domain-containing protein, which produces MSQILASHLEPTEFLDFEHEDVRDFTAATVGDARTDTEKARRLFAAVRDRVWYDPYTVSADPAHYRASFVLQAGRAYCVPKAVLLTAVCRAAGIPARLGFADVRNHLQTQTLRTLMGGTDLFVYHGYSSLHIDGRWLKATPAFNVELCARFGVPPVEFDGEHHALMHAFTADGIQHMEYVHERGLFDDLPLAEILSELRHTYGSMVDSSAPAVDDAFTIKSTSQIQTDASPGSAHPQEDR; this is translated from the coding sequence ATGAGTCAGATCCTTGCGTCCCACCTGGAGCCGACGGAATTTCTCGACTTCGAGCACGAGGACGTCCGCGACTTCACCGCGGCCACGGTCGGTGACGCGAGGACCGACACCGAGAAAGCGAGACGACTGTTCGCCGCCGTCCGCGACCGGGTCTGGTACGACCCCTACACGGTGTCGGCCGACCCTGCGCACTACCGCGCGAGCTTCGTGCTCCAGGCCGGTCGCGCCTACTGCGTCCCGAAAGCCGTGCTGCTCACTGCGGTGTGCCGCGCGGCAGGCATTCCGGCGCGTTTGGGTTTCGCCGATGTCCGCAACCATCTGCAAACCCAGACCCTGCGAACACTCATGGGCGGCACGGACCTGTTCGTTTACCACGGATACAGCAGTCTCCACATCGACGGCAGGTGGCTCAAGGCGACGCCGGCGTTCAACGTCGAGCTGTGTGCTCGTTTCGGTGTTCCTCCGGTGGAGTTCGACGGTGAGCACCACGCACTCATGCACGCCTTCACGGCAGACGGAATCCAGCACATGGAGTACGTCCACGAGCGTGGCCTCTTCGACGACCTGCCCTTGGCCGAGATCCTGAGCGAGCTTCGCCACACCTATGGCTCGATGGTGGATTCCTCCGCGCCTGCGGTTGACGACGCTTTCACCATCAAGTCGACGAGCCAGATCCAAACTGACGCTTCACCCGGGTCTGCGCACCCACAGGAGGACCGATGA
- a CDS encoding 2Fe-2S iron-sulfur cluster-binding protein gives MAVVMFVSHDGETHTASLDAGQSLMQVATNNAVPGVDGDCGGEAACGTCHVIVDPQWSERVGLSGPDEEQMLAMNPEREPTSRLSCQMAVCDAWDGLTVRLPEFQM, from the coding sequence ATGGCAGTGGTGATGTTCGTGTCGCACGACGGCGAGACGCACACGGCGTCCTTGGACGCGGGGCAGTCGTTGATGCAGGTCGCGACCAACAACGCGGTGCCCGGCGTCGACGGCGACTGCGGTGGGGAAGCTGCCTGCGGAACCTGTCACGTCATTGTCGACCCTCAGTGGTCCGAGCGGGTCGGGCTCTCCGGCCCCGATGAGGAGCAGATGCTCGCGATGAACCCCGAGCGTGAACCGACCTCCCGACTGTCGTGCCAAATGGCGGTCTGTGACGCATGGGACGGGCTGACCGTCCGACTCCCCGAATTCCAGATGTGA
- a CDS encoding MMPL family transporter: MPAPVRGNPVTWLSSTALKFPALTVAIWLALSAVLVVVPPSLEDVVERGTTAFLPDGAPSVRGLDAMGSAFGTGKAEAYAFIVLVNDDGLSKADGATYRRLVAGLDAHPDEVVEVQDYLEQPQLRTVLTSKDGRATYIPVGLKAPIGSPRSNEDVALLRGIVDDAGTAPGTKVHITGDPATVADLTTAVEEASDRIHLISVGLLVLILALIYRRLVTVLIPLVTIGVALVCTRGVLSILGESGLALSSYTSAFVMAIVLGAGTDYSVFLISRFRDEYRDTGQVATAIQTATTRIGTALVASAATVILGASTLIAAKLGIFSTTGPGMAIAVAVSLAATLTLTPVLIAWTGTRIGPAPAIRPESLWSRVGTLVAARPARVLVGSVLFLGILAAFLPTMTLSFNTRAAQPSDTPSNIGNAALTKHFAPNETLPDYILVTAQRDMRNPKDLASLNTLSRAIAKVPGVTSVRSITQPSGEPLSQAQISKQLTTLAKQLNKADRKLTKAQPGLIELSDGAAELDRGANKLADGSVQAVDGVDQFVTGLTELNEGLETAADNTDTAASGAGDLAEGALQLARGLQSAHDKATLGVEGLKAIEQALAKDLLCGVDPVCNKARKGLKQIVDAQDEQLLGGLQEAADAALSIANGQSTLADGLRKLHGGLVRAEKGSGQLADGQKVFRTKLLQLATGTEELAAGTSALSPGINQLADETSRLTDGLDQAGTYLSDVGAQANTADAGGFYLPASALENRDFALARTTFLSADGRVARIQISGETDPLSVDGVDRYTVTRDAAARAIRGTTLADADLLATGAGGLGADLQDYLDHDTRFVVGLVLLIVLLILILTLRSLIAPVYLLASVILSCGAALGLTTLFWQHLMGQNIEFNVPVITFVLLVAVGADYNILLMSRMREGGLSLSRRDVADAVTATGPVITSAGVIFASAFVALIGSSVHGLAQTGFAVAVGLLLDTFVVRTLVVPACAALLEEHNWWPTRPGTGEASESA, encoded by the coding sequence ATGCCAGCGCCTGTTCGCGGGAACCCGGTCACGTGGCTGTCGAGCACGGCCCTGAAGTTCCCTGCGCTCACTGTCGCCATCTGGCTGGCACTGAGTGCAGTTCTGGTCGTCGTTCCGCCGAGCCTTGAAGACGTTGTCGAACGAGGCACGACCGCATTCCTGCCTGACGGGGCGCCGAGCGTGCGTGGCCTGGACGCGATGGGTTCTGCGTTCGGCACGGGAAAGGCGGAGGCCTACGCGTTCATCGTCCTGGTCAACGACGACGGGCTGAGCAAGGCCGACGGGGCCACCTATCGGCGTCTCGTGGCCGGGCTCGATGCCCATCCGGATGAGGTGGTCGAGGTCCAGGACTATCTGGAGCAACCTCAGTTGCGGACTGTGTTGACCAGCAAGGACGGCCGCGCCACCTACATCCCAGTCGGGTTGAAGGCCCCTATCGGGTCGCCTCGGTCGAACGAGGATGTGGCGCTCCTACGCGGCATCGTCGATGACGCGGGCACTGCCCCGGGCACGAAGGTCCACATCACGGGCGACCCGGCGACGGTGGCTGACCTGACCACGGCGGTCGAGGAGGCCTCGGACAGGATCCACCTCATCAGCGTCGGCTTGCTGGTGCTGATCCTGGCGCTGATCTATCGGCGACTGGTCACCGTGCTGATTCCGCTGGTCACTATCGGGGTGGCCCTGGTCTGCACACGGGGCGTGCTGTCGATCCTCGGTGAGTCGGGGCTCGCACTGTCGTCGTACACCTCGGCGTTCGTGATGGCCATCGTGCTCGGTGCTGGCACTGACTACTCGGTGTTCCTGATCAGCCGGTTCCGGGACGAGTACCGTGACACCGGCCAGGTGGCGACGGCGATCCAGACGGCCACGACGCGGATCGGGACCGCGCTGGTCGCCTCCGCTGCCACGGTGATTCTGGGCGCGAGCACGTTGATCGCGGCCAAGCTCGGCATCTTCTCCACCACCGGTCCGGGGATGGCGATCGCGGTCGCAGTGTCCCTGGCGGCCACCCTCACCCTCACTCCCGTCCTCATTGCCTGGACCGGCACCCGGATCGGACCTGCGCCGGCGATCCGCCCCGAGTCCCTGTGGAGCAGGGTCGGCACGCTCGTCGCAGCACGACCCGCTCGGGTGCTCGTCGGCAGTGTCCTGTTCCTGGGAATCCTGGCAGCGTTCCTGCCCACGATGACGCTGTCGTTCAACACCCGGGCAGCTCAGCCCTCAGACACGCCGAGCAACATCGGAAACGCTGCACTGACCAAGCACTTCGCACCCAACGAGACTCTGCCCGACTACATCTTGGTCACGGCGCAACGCGACATGCGCAACCCGAAGGACCTGGCCAGCCTCAACACCCTGAGCCGTGCCATCGCCAAGGTCCCGGGGGTGACCTCGGTACGCAGCATCACCCAGCCCAGCGGCGAGCCGTTGTCGCAAGCACAGATCAGCAAGCAGCTCACCACCCTGGCAAAGCAGTTGAACAAGGCGGACCGCAAGCTCACCAAGGCACAACCCGGCCTGATCGAACTCAGCGACGGAGCCGCCGAGCTGGACCGAGGCGCCAACAAGTTGGCCGACGGCAGCGTGCAGGCCGTGGACGGCGTCGACCAGTTCGTCACCGGCCTGACCGAACTCAACGAAGGGCTGGAGACTGCCGCAGACAACACCGATACCGCTGCGTCTGGCGCAGGCGACCTCGCCGAGGGCGCACTCCAGCTCGCCCGTGGGCTTCAGAGCGCGCATGACAAGGCCACCCTCGGGGTCGAGGGACTCAAGGCGATCGAGCAGGCGCTTGCCAAGGACCTCCTGTGCGGTGTCGACCCGGTCTGCAATAAGGCGAGAAAGGGACTCAAGCAGATCGTCGATGCCCAGGACGAACAGCTCCTCGGCGGCCTCCAGGAAGCTGCTGACGCCGCCCTGAGCATCGCGAATGGACAAAGCACCCTCGCCGACGGACTCCGCAAGCTCCACGGCGGCCTGGTCCGCGCAGAGAAGGGCAGCGGACAACTCGCCGACGGGCAGAAGGTCTTCCGGACCAAGCTCCTCCAACTCGCGACAGGGACCGAAGAGCTCGCCGCAGGAACCAGTGCGCTGAGCCCGGGCATCAATCAGCTCGCAGACGAGACCTCCCGACTCACCGACGGACTCGACCAGGCAGGCACCTACCTCTCCGACGTGGGCGCACAAGCCAACACTGCGGATGCCGGCGGGTTCTACCTCCCCGCCAGCGCGCTCGAGAACCGGGACTTCGCGCTGGCCCGCACAACGTTCCTCAGCGCCGACGGTCGGGTCGCCCGGATCCAGATCAGCGGCGAGACCGACCCGCTCAGCGTCGATGGCGTCGACCGCTACACCGTCACCCGCGATGCCGCAGCACGAGCCATCCGCGGCACGACCCTGGCTGACGCCGACCTGCTCGCGACAGGAGCCGGCGGGCTGGGAGCAGACCTCCAGGACTACCTCGACCACGACACCCGTTTCGTGGTCGGACTGGTCCTTCTCATCGTGTTACTCATCCTGATCCTCACCCTCAGGTCACTGATCGCTCCCGTCTACCTGCTGGCCTCGGTGATCTTGTCCTGCGGCGCGGCACTCGGCCTGACCACCTTGTTCTGGCAACACCTCATGGGGCAGAACATCGAGTTCAACGTGCCCGTCATCACGTTCGTCCTCTTGGTCGCCGTCGGCGCCGACTACAACATCCTGCTGATGAGCCGGATGCGAGAAGGAGGCCTGAGCCTCAGCCGACGCGACGTTGCTGATGCCGTCACCGCCACCGGCCCCGTCATCACCTCGGCCGGCGTCATCTTCGCCAGTGCCTTCGTCGCGCTGATCGGCTCGTCCGTGCACGGACTGGCTCAAACCGGATTCGCCGTCGCAGTCGGACTCCTCCTCGACACATTCGTTGTCCGCACCCTCGTTGTCCCCGCGTGCGCCGCCCTGCTCGAGGAGCACAACTGGTGGCCCACGCGACCCGGCACTGGTGAGGCCAGCGAGTCCGCGTGA
- a CDS encoding helix-turn-helix transcriptional regulator, whose product MNLNEAGVPYTAFAQLLESQALGAGAVARFRAIMAREGVTEATLLQHDGQIPVRWFREVYPTLDAHHATELGHTFAEQAQLTSFGPLSLPLISAGSVAEIMELLTYLPLITTAVTTRFHPNDEGLTVGLTGHIGDPDLDCLLVTYCGSALRRLIQMLVGDGSTVRLHTSWPAPASVTQHEASLDGHLVFKSPMTFLHVPTETLNEVCRFSDPVAYRLAIADLRESLEHRIGPTSYSSRVRISLDEALELKTCQTVADELSMSASTLKRRLQEEGTTFRDLLETSLLERATLRLLDRSMSISEIAVELGYSDLTNFSHAFKRWTGQSPRQFRESSHSW is encoded by the coding sequence ATGAACCTCAATGAAGCGGGAGTGCCCTACACGGCATTCGCGCAGCTGCTCGAGAGCCAGGCACTTGGAGCGGGCGCTGTGGCACGGTTCCGCGCCATCATGGCCCGTGAGGGCGTCACCGAGGCGACCTTGCTGCAGCACGACGGGCAGATCCCAGTGCGGTGGTTCCGGGAGGTCTACCCCACGCTCGATGCCCACCACGCCACCGAACTCGGCCACACGTTCGCAGAACAGGCTCAACTGACCTCGTTCGGCCCTTTGAGTCTCCCCTTGATCAGCGCAGGATCCGTGGCCGAGATCATGGAACTTCTCACCTACCTGCCCTTGATCACGACAGCCGTCACCACACGGTTCCACCCGAACGACGAGGGCCTCACAGTCGGGCTCACGGGTCATATCGGCGATCCGGATCTGGATTGTCTGCTCGTTACCTACTGCGGCTCGGCACTGCGGAGATTGATCCAGATGCTCGTCGGCGACGGGTCGACCGTCAGACTGCACACCAGTTGGCCAGCGCCCGCGTCCGTGACTCAGCACGAAGCCTCACTGGACGGGCACCTGGTCTTCAAGTCTCCGATGACATTCCTCCACGTGCCCACGGAGACGCTGAATGAGGTCTGTCGGTTCTCCGACCCGGTTGCATATCGCCTCGCGATTGCCGATCTCCGGGAGTCCCTCGAGCACAGGATCGGGCCGACGTCCTACTCGAGCAGGGTACGGATCTCCCTGGACGAGGCTCTTGAACTGAAGACGTGCCAGACGGTCGCCGATGAGCTGTCGATGTCTGCCAGCACCCTCAAGCGGCGCCTCCAGGAAGAGGGCACCACATTCCGCGACCTGCTCGAGACGTCATTGCTGGAGCGCGCCACGCTACGCCTGCTCGACCGATCCATGTCGATCAGCGAGATCGCGGTCGAGCTCGGGTACAGCGACCTCACCAACTTCTCGCACGCCTTCAAGAGGTGGACTGGTCAGTCTCCGAGGCAGTTTCGAGAATCCAGTCACAGTTGGTAG
- a CDS encoding PaaI family thioesterase — protein sequence MTRNAPDTVVATHTFDARHVGAPGIAHGGAVATVFDDLFGFLLYSIGDLAVTRKLDVEYLSPVLLGLEYTLQASIAERAGRKIHMAATLQASDGALVARSGALFVTVDFEHFKGPGRPS from the coding sequence GTGACCCGCAACGCCCCCGACACGGTGGTTGCCACCCACACCTTTGACGCTCGCCACGTGGGTGCACCCGGCATCGCGCACGGTGGCGCAGTGGCCACTGTCTTCGACGATCTCTTCGGATTCCTGCTGTACTCCATCGGAGACCTCGCCGTTACCCGCAAGCTCGACGTCGAGTACCTGAGCCCGGTGCTGCTGGGCCTCGAATACACGCTTCAAGCCAGCATCGCGGAACGTGCTGGACGCAAGATTCACATGGCCGCCACCCTCCAGGCCTCCGACGGTGCCTTGGTCGCGAGGTCGGGTGCCCTCTTCGTCACCGTTGACTTCGAGCACTTCAAGGGTCCGGGACGACCGTCCTGA
- a CDS encoding TetR/AcrR family transcriptional regulator, translating to MGGPMKPLPVQLASKIYAASELIAERGLDDTKIEDIAEVTGIPVSTLYYHFRGKAEILAFLLNDLLTAIAAEVGVAVESQGTARERLTRVIRAQLSVMLQNPASCRALVGDLGRATRLPQLAGALSAAFYQPVEQLLRDGADDGSLLPSEDTMSDAVMIFGAVTVAGLMEAVVGSQRPMESIADAVARLLFDGLAPRTFDETHA from the coding sequence ATGGGAGGACCGATGAAGCCACTGCCGGTACAACTAGCCAGCAAGATCTACGCAGCCTCGGAACTGATCGCGGAGCGAGGACTGGACGACACCAAGATCGAGGACATCGCAGAAGTCACCGGGATACCCGTCTCCACGCTCTACTACCACTTCAGAGGGAAGGCCGAAATTCTCGCGTTCCTGCTCAACGACCTGCTGACGGCCATCGCAGCTGAGGTCGGTGTCGCGGTCGAGAGTCAAGGGACCGCGCGGGAACGCCTGACGCGAGTGATCCGTGCCCAGCTGAGCGTGATGCTCCAGAACCCGGCTTCGTGCCGAGCCCTGGTCGGCGATCTCGGTCGCGCAACCCGCCTCCCTCAACTCGCCGGTGCCCTCAGTGCAGCCTTCTACCAACCCGTCGAACAGCTGCTCCGTGACGGCGCCGACGACGGTTCGCTGCTGCCGTCGGAGGACACGATGTCCGACGCGGTCATGATCTTCGGCGCGGTCACGGTCGCTGGGTTGATGGAGGCAGTGGTCGGAAGTCAACGGCCGATGGAAAGCATCGCCGACGCCGTAGCGCGACTCCTCTTCGACGGACTGGCGCCACGCACATTCGATGAGACCCACGCGTAA
- a CDS encoding aldehyde dehydrogenase family protein, with translation MSPTTTATMLEVRNPADGRLVETISVDDRDAVTRIATELRLAQVTWAEDGPRQRSQWLHQWRDWILAHTDELTDLLQAETGKVRPDALVETTASCEFITYYANHAEDFLADERVRSAGLLSLPKRLSKTYRPHPLVGLITPWNFPITLFLMDAAPALAAGCAVLVKSSEETPLTCARVIEGWHEIGAPPVLAHVTGASDTGSAVVDAADFVQFTGSTVTGRAVALRCAEQLKPVSLELGGKDGELSPR, from the coding sequence ATGAGCCCAACAACCACAGCGACCATGCTTGAGGTGCGCAACCCAGCCGACGGCCGGTTGGTGGAGACCATCTCCGTAGATGATCGTGACGCCGTGACGCGCATCGCTACCGAGCTTCGCCTCGCCCAAGTTACCTGGGCCGAGGATGGTCCACGGCAGCGTTCACAATGGTTGCACCAGTGGCGGGACTGGATCCTTGCTCATACCGACGAGCTCACCGACCTGCTTCAGGCCGAGACCGGCAAGGTGCGTCCTGACGCCCTCGTGGAGACGACCGCGTCCTGCGAATTCATCACCTACTACGCCAACCACGCCGAGGACTTTCTCGCCGACGAAAGGGTCAGGTCCGCGGGACTGCTGAGCCTGCCGAAGCGACTTTCCAAGACCTACCGGCCCCATCCTCTCGTCGGCCTGATCACCCCCTGGAACTTCCCGATCACTCTCTTTCTCATGGACGCAGCTCCCGCGCTGGCTGCCGGGTGCGCGGTCCTGGTGAAGTCCTCGGAAGAGACACCACTGACCTGCGCACGGGTCATCGAAGGCTGGCACGAGATCGGCGCCCCGCCCGTTCTGGCACATGTCACGGGGGCCAGCGACACTGGCTCCGCCGTCGTGGATGCCGCTGACTTCGTCCAGTTCACAGGCTCGACAGTGACAGGGCGTGCGGTCGCACTTCGTTGCGCTGAGCAGTTGAAGCCGGTGAGTCTCGAACTTGGCGGCAAGGATGGGGAGTTGAGTCCCCGATAG
- a CDS encoding cytochrome P450, whose translation MTNLLPRAITKRRDRLSSLLLASLPSRWDAALREASDRWPVHELAPVPEGSGLKPVRGTAGLPLLGHTVDYIRFGSDFTRARYRRFGPVSWMGAFGTKVVAVAGPDATQEALTTKARSFSQDGWTYLIDAFFHRGLMLMSFDEHKMHRRIMQEAFTRDRLAGYVDQLGPTVEANIQGWTAGTSNRLYPLLKSLTLDVATDVFMAGRGGNQDTDAINDAFVSTVRAASSIVRIPLPGTRWRAGVRGRAVLEAYFAQHLPAAREGQGGDLFAGLCHAQTAEGDAFTDEDVINHMIFLMMAAHDTSTITTAAAAYFLAKHPGWQEQARAESDRLGDRTPNIVDLESLATLDLVIKETLRLVAPVPIVMRKTVEDVEIAGSHIPADTLVAIAPAANHFDETCWTDPDKFDPGRFSEPRREDQHHRFGWIPFGGGVHKCIGLHFGTLEVKAILHQMLRTYSWTVPDGYEVRWDNTSLPIPVDGLPITLERR comes from the coding sequence GTGACGAACCTCCTCCCACGAGCAATCACGAAGAGGCGCGACCGGCTCTCGTCGTTGCTCCTGGCGTCGCTACCGAGTAGATGGGACGCGGCCCTGCGCGAGGCCAGCGACCGGTGGCCGGTCCACGAGCTCGCCCCAGTTCCGGAAGGCTCCGGACTCAAGCCCGTCCGAGGGACCGCCGGACTCCCTCTCCTCGGACACACCGTCGACTACATCCGCTTCGGGTCGGACTTCACGCGTGCCCGATACAGGCGCTTCGGTCCGGTGTCCTGGATGGGGGCGTTCGGCACCAAGGTGGTGGCGGTGGCCGGCCCCGACGCCACACAAGAAGCACTGACCACCAAAGCGAGGTCCTTTTCCCAGGACGGTTGGACCTATCTCATCGACGCGTTCTTCCACCGTGGCCTGATGCTGATGAGCTTCGACGAACACAAGATGCATCGACGCATCATGCAGGAGGCGTTCACCCGTGACCGGCTTGCCGGATACGTCGACCAACTCGGACCGACCGTCGAGGCGAACATCCAAGGCTGGACCGCCGGCACGTCCAACCGGCTCTACCCCCTGCTCAAGAGCCTGACTCTCGACGTTGCCACGGACGTCTTCATGGCGGGGCGCGGCGGGAACCAGGACACCGATGCGATCAACGACGCCTTCGTGTCGACCGTACGGGCAGCCAGCTCGATCGTGCGGATACCGCTGCCCGGGACACGCTGGCGAGCTGGTGTGCGTGGGCGAGCGGTGCTGGAGGCCTACTTCGCACAACATCTGCCTGCTGCCCGCGAGGGTCAGGGCGGCGACCTGTTCGCGGGACTGTGCCATGCGCAGACCGCCGAAGGGGACGCCTTCACCGATGAGGACGTCATCAACCACATGATCTTCTTGATGATGGCCGCCCACGACACCTCGACCATCACCACTGCGGCGGCCGCCTACTTCCTCGCCAAGCACCCGGGGTGGCAGGAGCAGGCCAGGGCCGAGTCCGACCGACTCGGCGACCGGACCCCGAACATCGTCGACCTGGAGTCGCTGGCGACTCTCGATCTGGTGATCAAGGAAACGCTGCGCCTGGTGGCGCCAGTGCCGATCGTCATGCGCAAGACCGTCGAGGACGTCGAGATTGCCGGGAGCCACATTCCAGCAGACACGCTGGTTGCCATCGCTCCGGCCGCCAATCACTTCGACGAGACATGCTGGACCGACCCCGACAAATTCGACCCTGGACGCTTCAGTGAGCCGCGTCGGGAAGACCAGCACCACCGCTTCGGGTGGATCCCGTTCGGTGGCGGGGTGCACAAGTGCATTGGTCTCCACTTCGGGACCCTGGAGGTCAAGGCCATCCTGCACCAGATGCTGCGCACCTACAGCTGGACGGTCCCCGACGGCTACGAAGTCAGATGGGACAACACCTCACTACCGATTCCCGTCGACGGGTTGCCGATCACCCTGGAGCGCCGATGA
- a CDS encoding cytochrome P450 has protein sequence MIADREQKGHLRMSQPVRIYDPFDPQVQQDPYPVYEQLRDEAPAYWAEDANTWVLSRYDDVSAALAAPETFSSAKGIFPSPPGVDQSDLFLPMLIMTDPPRHAQLRALVSRAFTPRRIASMETSIRQTTDHLLGQINPGPWDFVSDFAGPLPAIVIAELVGVPADDREQFRAWSSTLVQANPIHGARDGLAAAASLYEYFAGFLAERRRTPRRDLISDLVHAEVEGERLTDDEVLGFCLLLLVAGHETTTNLLANSMAILTTRPQDRARMAHEPAVLASAIEELLRYDSPVQGLSRTLTRDITLHGETLHSGQTALLLFGSANRDHRAFANPDEFQVEREPGRQVAFGRGPHFCLGAALARMETRIALHALLNHTSFKWFADLPAAKRLHSGPIRGYASLPVQ, from the coding sequence GTGATCGCCGATCGAGAGCAGAAGGGACACCTCAGGATGAGCCAACCCGTCAGGATCTACGACCCGTTCGACCCACAGGTCCAACAGGACCCGTACCCGGTCTACGAGCAGTTGCGAGACGAGGCCCCGGCGTACTGGGCCGAGGACGCCAACACTTGGGTCCTGAGCCGTTACGACGACGTCTCCGCGGCTCTCGCCGCTCCAGAGACCTTCTCTTCGGCCAAGGGGATCTTCCCGTCGCCACCCGGCGTCGATCAGTCGGACCTCTTCCTACCGATGCTGATCATGACCGACCCACCACGGCACGCCCAGCTGCGCGCCCTCGTCAGTCGGGCCTTCACGCCGCGACGCATTGCTTCGATGGAGACCTCAATCCGGCAGACCACTGACCACCTTCTCGGGCAGATCAACCCGGGCCCATGGGACTTCGTCTCCGATTTCGCGGGACCCTTGCCTGCGATCGTGATCGCCGAACTGGTCGGGGTTCCCGCCGACGACCGCGAACAGTTCCGGGCATGGTCATCGACCCTCGTGCAAGCGAACCCGATCCACGGAGCGCGCGATGGTCTTGCCGCAGCCGCGTCGCTCTACGAGTACTTCGCCGGCTTCCTCGCCGAAAGACGCCGCACACCCAGGAGAGACCTGATCTCCGATCTGGTCCATGCCGAGGTCGAGGGCGAAAGACTCACTGACGACGAGGTGTTGGGGTTCTGCCTGCTGCTCCTGGTGGCCGGCCACGAGACCACGACGAACCTCCTTGCCAACAGCATGGCCATCCTCACAACCCGTCCCCAGGACCGAGCCCGGATGGCACACGAGCCTGCGGTCCTGGCCTCGGCAATCGAAGAACTGCTGCGCTACGACTCCCCCGTTCAAGGACTCTCGCGGACCCTGACCCGTGACATCACCCTCCACGGCGAGACGCTCCACTCCGGGCAGACAGCCCTGCTCCTCTTCGGCTCCGCCAACCGTGATCATCGAGCGTTCGCCAACCCCGACGAGTTCCAGGTCGAACGCGAGCCGGGACGCCAAGTCGCCTTCGGGCGAGGACCTCACTTCTGCCTCGGAGCCGCCCTCGCCCGCATGGAGACACGGATCGCTCTTCACGCCTTGCTCAACCACACGTCCTTCAAGTGGTTCGCCGATTTACCCGCCGCCAAACGACTTCACTCCGGCCCCATCCGCGGCTACGCATCACTTCCCGTGCAGTAA
- a CDS encoding NAD(P)/FAD-dependent oxidoreductase, whose product MTGQRAVIVGASHAGAQLAASLRQEGWTGEVVLVGDESALPYQRPPLSKALLAGKSTLEDLAIRSAAFYAKQEIQLLDATIKSIDRTAGHLVLGNGESLGYDKLALCTGARPRRLLVPGALLGGVYYLRTAKDVELIRGAASPGRRAVIVGGGYVGLETAASLRALGLDVTVLEATGRVLERVTAPEVSAFFERIHRDAGVSIRTNALVEAIAGDTQVREVFLSSGESIPADFVIVGIGVEPNTELASASGLVVDNGIAIDDRARTSDPGIVAAGDCTSRTMASHGRRVRLECVPSAGEQAKVAAATLCGKAKEITALPWFWSDQYDVKLQIAGLNTGYDEVVLSGDPRQDRDFTCFYLRHGVLIAADCVNRPRDFMLTKRLLAQGAPLLGRAELVVPDLTDIRG is encoded by the coding sequence ATGACCGGGCAGCGAGCGGTGATCGTCGGCGCAAGCCATGCCGGCGCGCAGCTCGCGGCGAGTCTGCGCCAGGAGGGGTGGACCGGGGAGGTCGTCCTGGTGGGCGATGAGTCGGCGCTGCCCTACCAACGCCCGCCCCTGTCGAAGGCCCTGCTGGCGGGCAAGAGCACCCTTGAGGATCTGGCGATCCGTAGCGCAGCGTTCTACGCCAAGCAGGAGATCCAGCTTCTGGATGCAACGATCAAGTCGATCGACCGCACCGCTGGTCACCTGGTGCTGGGCAACGGCGAGTCGCTGGGCTACGACAAGCTTGCCCTGTGCACCGGTGCTCGGCCGCGACGACTTCTCGTGCCGGGCGCCCTACTTGGCGGTGTCTACTACCTGCGCACCGCCAAGGACGTCGAGCTGATCCGTGGAGCCGCCTCGCCCGGACGGCGAGCCGTCATCGTCGGTGGGGGCTACGTCGGGCTGGAGACAGCCGCGTCGTTGCGCGCGTTGGGGCTCGATGTCACGGTGCTCGAGGCGACCGGGCGTGTCCTCGAACGAGTGACGGCCCCCGAGGTCTCAGCATTCTTCGAGCGGATCCACCGAGATGCGGGCGTCTCCATTCGGACGAATGCACTTGTCGAGGCCATCGCCGGGGACACCCAGGTCCGCGAAGTGTTCCTGTCGAGCGGCGAATCAATTCCTGCTGACTTCGTCATCGTGGGCATCGGTGTTGAGCCGAACACCGAACTCGCCTCGGCATCAGGACTGGTTGTCGACAACGGCATCGCGATTGACGATCGAGCCCGCACGAGCGACCCCGGCATCGTTGCGGCCGGCGATTGCACGAGCCGCACCATGGCCAGTCACGGTCGTCGAGTTCGTCTCGAGTGCGTACCGAGCGCGGGGGAGCAAGCCAAGGTGGCCGCCGCCACCCTCTGCGGGAAGGCCAAAGAAATCACTGCGCTTCCGTGGTTCTGGTCAGATCAGTACGACGTCAAGCTCCAGATCGCCGGACTCAACACCGGCTACGACGAAGTCGTGCTCAGCGGTGATCCCCGTCAAGACCGCGACTTCACCTGCTTCTACCTCCGCCACGGTGTGCTGATCGCCGCGGACTGCGTGAACCGTCCCCGTGACTTCATGTTGACCAAGCGGCTCCTGGCGCAAGGTGCTCCGCTGCTGGGACGGGCGGAGCTGGTTGTCCCAGATCTGACCGACATACGCGGGTAG